The Takifugu rubripes chromosome 7, fTakRub1.2, whole genome shotgun sequence genome has a segment encoding these proteins:
- the LOC115250404 gene encoding LOW QUALITY PROTEIN: polypeptide N-acetylgalactosaminyltransferase 1-like (The sequence of the model RefSeq protein was modified relative to this genomic sequence to represent the inferred CDS: inserted 1 base in 1 codon) has protein sequence MRRFAYCKVVLATSLVWVMLDMFILLYFSECNKCDNIKERGLPGREDTLTRPRDGPGEGGKPVVIPKENQEKMKEMFKINQFNLMASEMIALNRSLPDVRLEGCKNKLYPDNLPRTSVVIVFHNEAWSTLLRTVHSVIDRSPHTLLEEIILVDDASERDFLKRPLEQYVRRLEVPVRVVRMDQRSGLIRARLKGASLSTGQVITFLDAHCECTTGWLEPLLARIKKDRKTVVCPIIDVISDDTFEYMAGSDMTYGGFNWKLNFRWYPVPQREMDRRKGDRTLPVRTPTMAGGLFSIDRDYFQEIGTYDAGMDIWGGENLEISFRIWQCGGTLEIVTCSHVGHVFRKATPYTFPGGTGQIINKNNRRLAEVWMDEFXNFFYIISPGVTKVDYGDIATRTALRQKLQCKPFSWYLESIYPDSQIPRHYYSLGEIRNVETNQCLDNMARKENEKVGIFNCHGMGGNQVFSYTANKEIRTDDLCLDVSKLNGPVMMLKCHHLKGNQLWDYDPVKLTLIHVNSNQCLDKASEEDSQVPSIRDCTHSRSQQWLLRNVTLPEVF, from the exons ATGAGGAGGTTCGCCTACTGTAAAGTGGTCCTGGCCACCTCGCTGGTCTGGGTGATGCTGGATATGTTCATCCTGCTCTACTTCAGCGAGTGCAACAAGTGTGACAACATAAAGGAGCGAGGACTGCCCGGGAGAGAGG ACACCCTCACCAGGCCACGAGATGGGCCCGGCGAAGGAGGGAAGCCCGTCGTTATCCCGAAGGAGAACCAAGAGAAGATGAAGGAAATGTTTAAGATCAACCAGTTCAACCTCATGGCCTCCGAGATGATCGCTCTCAATCGATCCCTGCCTGACGTCCGCCTGGAAGG GTGTAAGAACAAGCTGTATCCAGATAACCTTCCCCGCACCAGCGTCGTCATCGTGTTCCACAACGAGGCGTGGAGCACGCTGCTGCGGACCGTGCACTCGGTCATCGACCGCTCTCCGCACACGCTTCTGGAGGAGATTATCCTGGTGGACGACGCCAGCGAGCGAG ACTTCTTAAAGAGGCCGTTGGAGCAGTACGTCAGAAGGCTGGAGGTCCCGGTCCGAGTGGTGAGGATGGACCAGCGGTCGGGGCTCATCCGGGCCCGCCTCAAGGGAGCGTCCCTCTCCACtggccag GTCATAACCTTCCTGGATGCTCACTGTGAGTGCACGACAGGGTGGCTTGAACCCCTGCTGGCCCGCATCAAAAAAGACAG gaaaaCGGTGGTGTGCCCCATCATCGACGTGATCAGCGACGATACGTTTGAGTACATGGCGGGATCCGACATGACGTACGGAGGCTTCAACTGGAAGCTGAACTTCCGCTGGTACCCGGTGCCCCAGAGAGAGATGGACCGCCGGAAAGGCGACCGCACGCTGCCCGTCAG gacccccaCCATGGCAGGCGGACTCTTCTCCATCGACCGGGACTATTTCCAGGAGATCGGCACGTATGACGCAGGCATGGACATCTGGGGAGGGGAGAACCTGGAGATCTCGTTCAGA ATTTGGCAGTGCGGGGGCACTTTGGAGATCGTCACGTGCTCTCACGTGGGCCACGTCTTCCGAAAGGCCACGCCCTACACCTTTCCCGGAGGGACGGGACAGATCATCAACAAAAACAACCGGCGCCTGGCGGAAGTCTGGATGGACGAAT AAAACTTCTTTTATATCATTTCTCCCG gtgtgacCAAAGTGGACTACGGGGACATCGCGACCCGGACGGCTCTGAGGCAGAAGCTTCAGTGTAAGCCCTTCAGTTGGTACTTGGAGAGCATCTACCCTGACTCTCAGATCCCCAGGCACTATTACTCCCTGGGAGag ATCCGTAACGTGGAGACCAACCAGTGCCTGGACAACATGGCCCGTAAGGAGAACGAGAAAGTGGGTATTTTCAACTGCCACGGCATGGGAGGCAACCAG GTTTTCTCCTACACGGCTAATAAGGAGATCAGGACGGACGACTTGTGTCTGGACGTGTCCAAACTGAACGGGCCGGTCATGATGCTCAAGTGTCACCATCTGAAAGGCAACCAGCTGTGGGACTACGACCCCGTG aagctGACCCTGATCCATGTCAACAGTAACCAGTGTCTGGACAAGGCCAGCGAGGAGGACAGTCAGGTGCCCAGCATCAGAGACTGCACACACTCGCGCTCCCAGCAGTGGCTCCTCCGTAACGTCACACTACCAGAGGTCTTCTGA
- the LOC115250357 gene encoding LOW QUALITY PROTEIN: DOMON domain-containing protein FRRS1L-like (The sequence of the model RefSeq protein was modified relative to this genomic sequence to represent the inferred CDS: substituted 1 base at 1 genomic stop codon), with translation MENKRSNDQASAPAGAAHPLRRPEVASSPTEEGALRGGHGEHGEPGHQEPHKDSYSTFASEFLESRYLPDDGYPFPTAPPVDPFARIKVSDCGVTKGCIRYGKPGCDADTCDYFLSYRRIGTDVEYEMSADTDGWVAVGFSSDKKWXGGDDVMGCVHDDNGRVRIHHFYNVGQWAKEIKRNPARDEEGIFENNRVTCRFKRPLYVPREETLVDLHLSWYYLFAWGPAIQGSITRHDIDSPPVSDHMISIYKYEDIFMPSTAYQTFNSPLCLLLIVALTFYLLMGTP, from the exons ATGGAGAACAAGAGGAGCAATGATCAG GCTTCTgcacctgctggtgctgctcatcCACTGCGACGCCCGGAGGTCGCGTCCAGCCCCACCGAGGAGGGAGCGCTCCGAGGCGGCCACGGGGAGCACGGAGAGCCGGGGCACCAGGAACCGCACAAGGACTCCTACAGCACCTTCGCCTCCGAGTTCCTGGAGTCCAGATACCTGCCTGACGACG GTTATCCCTTCcccacagctcctccagtgGACCCGTTCGCCAGGATCAAAGTCAGCGATTGTGGCGTAACAAAGGGCTGcataag ATACGGGAAGCCGGGATGCGACGCGGACACGTGCGACTATTTCCTGAGTTACCGTCGGATCGGGACAGACGTGGAGTACGAGATGAGCGCGGACACGGACGGATGGGTGGCCGTCGGCTTTTCCTCCGACAAAAAATGGTGA GGGGGCGATGACGTCATGGGCTGTGTCCACGACGACAACGGACGCGTGCGGATACACCACTTTTACAACGTGGGTCAGTGGGCgaaggaaataaagaggaacCCAGCGAGGGACGAGGAGGGTATTTTTGAGAACAACCGGGTCACCTGCCGCTTCAAACGTCCGCTCTACGTCCCCCGAGAGGAGACGCTGGTGGACCTACACCTGTCCTGGTACTACCTGTTTGCATGGGGACCGGCCATCCAAG GCTCCATCACCAGACACGACATCGACAGCCCGCCGGTCAGCGACCACATGATAAGCATCTACAAGTATGAGGACATCTTCATGCCTTCCACGGCCTACCAGACCTTCAACTCTCccctctgcctgctgctcatTGTGGCTCTCACCTTCTACTTGCTGATGGGAACGCCATGA